In Lolium rigidum isolate FL_2022 chromosome 7, APGP_CSIRO_Lrig_0.1, whole genome shotgun sequence, the DNA window gttgattttattttatttttaaaatttcaactCTTTTCTTACAAGGGTGAAACATTGTTTTAGAAAGTTACGATGCTATCTTCTGGCATGCTCATCGCCCTTTGGAGCTGTGTGTTGATGTCAATCAACCTCTGGCTCCCGTACCTTCTCCCTATCCGGCTGGTTAAGTTTGTGATCCGTTGTTGCTGTGCTATTGTTGTGTATGCGGCTCTTGAGCCCAACCCCGTTGCGTTGGGTGCAGTCTCCCCCTCCTCGTTGTATCTCTCCCCGGGGTTCACCCGTTCATCACGAAGAAATGAAAAAGATTCAGGTGGAGGCCTTTGTGTCTCTTCCGGTGACCACTTGAAAAAAAAAGTTACGAGTTAATTCTACCTAGGTTAGATCAGGTATGTGCCACAAACTGATGGGTTGCACCACATTTTATTTTTCATGACATTTTTAACTGGACTTAGTGTATTTAATTCCATATACAAACACATTTAATTAATGTCTAGGACCTAACACTACATGCCGATATAGCAGTACAATGAGCCGAACCATGGACTGCCGGCTGGTGTTGTTAGATTGTTGTCTTCACTTACGGTTGGTTCGGCTAAGCCGAGACTATTGAAATATTGGGATTTGCGATGTAATGTCCACATAATTGACCACAATTGAAATAGCGTGGAGATGTCGAGCCAAGTAGGAAGGATATATGAGGTGGTTTGTACTCAGTCACCCTCTTCGAATCTGACCCACTTATCTAGCAAAATACACTATCGATTTCAATTCTGTGCAGGCCATCTGACGAGCGGGGCCATGATATCAGAACCACTTGAATTCTCAAATGTGGTTCAAACTGGAATTATGTCTGCTAAATCTGTTTcacggaattttttttgtttcatttacGGCAGGCCATTTGACAATTTCATGATGGAAGGACAAAGTAAATCAGGATAACAATCTTATCTACCCAGGTACTAGCTCGGTTTCGATTCCAAGATAAACTTTGACCGAAAAAATTAAGGAATAAAATCTTGATAATTTTGCATATATTTAGGATCGTTGGATTTGTATTGAAAAACACTCTCTAATAATATTATTTTTTTGTCAAAGAAAAAACATGGAAAATCAGGAACCGTATTCATTGAAACGGAAAACCGTTTCGTCAAATCGAATGTAGTGCTCTGAGCCTCTAACGTACTGATCGAGCACTATATTCATTTGACGAAACCGTATATGTCCACACCGCCTTGCCAATAGGCTAGGCTCGAATCTCAAATGTGTTAGATTTGCCTAGCTGCAATCTTGCTTTAGTCAGCGGCCGGTCGACGAGTACGTGCTGAGTAGCAACATGTTAACTGACAGTGGGAAAGTTCGACGAGTCACATCAAATCAGCAACTGACAACCTTGAGCTTCACTGACAAGAACCGAATCTATTGCAAGCAGTATCGGAATGAACAAACAAATCAATGAATGATGTACCATCTCCAACTCTCACGTAGTACAGCGTGCGTGGAGTCAAGACGCTTATAGATTCTGTACAAATCAAACTTTTGTAAGTCGTAATGAAACATTCTATGCCTAGCGGAAGGAGGGATAGATCTATAGACGGTAGCTCTCCTCCAGTATGTCCTTCCAGAAAGAATCACTGCTCTCGAAAGAACACAGATCGGGCATCTCCATCATGGGTTCCAGCAAGCCGGCGAACTCCCCCACCGGCGCCTGGTCAACTGCCGGTGAGACGTCACGTGATACAAGCGCTGCAGCCGGGTCATCTGCTCCAGAGGAGCTTGTTCCCGGACACACCGTGGTGTTGATCAGCTGCTGCTGCACCATGTTTTGCTCCTCAAAGCTCGAGATGTTGCCGAGGTAGCTTGGCTGCAGGTAGTTCGCGCCAGACAACTTGTTCATCTGGTCCTGGAGCAGGATGCTGGGAACGATGTTACTGCTTGCGTTCAGCAATGCGTTTGCTTGAGCTAGGTTAGCGATGAGGTTTGTGGTTCCGTTGTTGTTGGAGCCGATGACTTGGAGAAGCTGCTGCAGAAGCTGCGCCTGCATGAAGGCACCGGTGTTGAGGCCGCCACCGAGGGTCGCAGCCGCCGTGGCCCAGAGGAGTGTCTCCGGGAGGAAGGCGGCGGATGCGGCATCGAGAATGAGATGGCCGTTGTGGTCGGGAGGCAGCTGCTGGTGCGTGACAGGGTCTACGCCCGCGCGCAGGAGCTTCTTCCGGATGTGCGTGTTCCAGTAGTTCTTGATCTCGTTGTCCGTCCGGCCATCAAGGTGCGTCGCGATCGTCGACCGCCTAACCCAACAAAGTTCAGATACCCACGTCAGTCACTTCAAGGCTAAACTATATGCTGTATGAATGTGTGGAGCAGGTAAGGTTTAAAGGTTGGACGACGGCGACGTACTTGTTGCCGAGGGCAGCGTGGAGGCTTATGATGCGGCGCTCCTCGTCGTCGGAGAAGTTGCCGCGCTTGATGTCGGGGCGGAGGTAGTTGTTCCACCGGAGGCGGCAGCTCTTGCCGCAGCGGTTGAGGCCCGATGCCTTGGGCAGGCCGCGCCAGCTGCCGACGTGCCCGCCCCGTTTCTGGATGTGCTCCACCAGAGCcctgtcctcctcctccgtccatgGCCCTTTCTTCACCCCGGCGTCGTGGCAGCAGCACGGCGACCTCCCCATCGCAGACAGATTTTCTCCTTTTAAACGGATCGAGTCGATCAGATCTGCTAGTCAGCTACTACAATAGGATAGATCGATCGGACGCTCTGTGGTGATCAGAGTCTGGTCTATCGATGCAGTGGTCAGAACTCAGAAGCTATAGGTGCGACTGCGTTCTCGTCTTCCTCACGCTCGTATATATAGAGCCATAGAGGTCGCGGTGTAGACCACGGAGGAGCCATTCCGTCGCAGCCATGACGTACGGGCACGCGCGCTGTAGAAGCTGCGAATTTTCCTTCCGTTCTGCTGCCGTGGCAACTATTGATCTGTTTCTGTATGTCGGGTACGTACTCTGAAAGAAAGGGCGTGTGTACGATGTAAGTCAAAGGGGGCAGTTTGCTGGAGAGATCTGGCCACGTAAGACCAGATATATTCTGCATGTTGCAATTCACACACGGTCCTTCACTCCATCTATGTGCGTGCATGTCGCCTGGCAGGGCAACAAGCCAACAAGAGGAGAAGTGGCTCTCAACAAGTGGCAGCAGAGGCTGCTCTGTAAAAAGTAAAAAAACGCATTGCTATGTTGTTGGTTCGTGTAGTGTAGCACATGTAACTCATGCACAGTTGCACAAAGCCGAACATGCATGTTCGGAACGTGAGTACCAGGAAAGAGAGGCGGCCATTGTAAAACCAATCTGGAATTCCCTCCTTCTCACTGGCTATGTCACCTGTCCGCTCCATCTTTGGTGGCCTTGAGGCTTTGGAGGCATGGTGGACCACAAGCCCTCGCTGGCGGGAGGGTTCTCCTTCTTTGTTTAGCTTTTCTCACCGTCTTCTTCAGGATGGTGACGCGATGGCGACATCCTAAAGTTAAAATAAGGTCATCTCCGCCCTATTTTCGGTGGTGAGTCTAGCGTCGGCGGAGAACGCGTGGAGTCGTGTGTCCAACGGATCTCCTAGGATTTGGTCCATTTTTGTatttgttggtgtggtttcaggtcagtTTCTTCCGATATATAGTTGTCATCATTAGCGATGGTTAATTGATGCTCAAGTGTGCTGGTTCTTTGAAGCCTTAGCACGATGACTCCACGTTTGTCTACAACAACAAGCTATACTacggtaagagcatgtctaacaggcccctcaaAACGCGCCCGCCCGTATAATTCCGGCGGGATAGGGGGTGAGCgcagtttgggccgtctagcaggccccatattcgggccggcccgtatcGACGAAATACGGGGCCCGTCAAAACCACACCGCcaccccctacaaatacagggcgTAGGTGCGAGTGGGGGTCGAACCCcttactcgcaaccctagctccaccGTGCGCCGACGCCTCCCCGCTCACGCTCCAGCGAGAAATTCCACGCCGCACGCCGCAGCATTAGCACCTCCGCTCGCCATGTCCGCACGCCGCAGCAGTAGCGCGTCGCCCGCCCCTTGATCAAAGTgaccccgctcgccggacacgctcgaggAGGCGTGGAGGCGCCACTCCAAGCTCTCCGCCGCCGGGAGTCGACGTGCGGCGTGCAGGTACGCCGGCGCCCTCTACGTGCCGCCAAAGCTCCGCGAGTTCGCGGCGGGCGGGCGCTACTACAGGGCCGATCCACcaatcaagccgatgagcggcgtcgACTTCGACAAATGGCGCGTGGATTGGGAGCAGCACCGCCGGGCAAAGGAGGCATGGGAggcgagcaccagcggcggaggagtgctgcgagccggcgaggaggaagaggaggtggaggaggggaaagaccccctcttcttgcatgcggtggccgcgtccCTGAAGGATGAAGCCGACAAGGAGAGGGCGGAGGCAGATGAGAAGGCGCAGGCCATCGCCGCTGTGAAGGAGATGGAGGCGCGGGAAGCGGAGGAGAATGTGACAGTCGTCATCCTCGACGACTAGATCGCTtcgtagaagtcgcgatccattaGGATCGCGCAATTTTTTAAAATCCGTATGTATGATCTACCTATGAACTGATGAACTATCGAAGAAATTTCCCGGGGTTTGCAATTTTCAAATATACGGgatgaaatacggggtctgctagacggaatgactCTTGCGTGAGCATTTTTTGATAcaaggccctctactcgcgttttacggggcggaaaaatAGGGgggggggtctgttagacatgctctaagcttTGCCCggatccggtgatggaggggtgagGACGGCAGCACGTCTTCGACTCGTGCTAGTGTCCGGAGTCATCGCTAGTGGTCCAAATACCTTTTTATAATTTTATTAGgagctatttaatgatattaatgatTATTAATAAATTGGTGGAATTTTGCTATAAAAAAATTCATGCTCTACATGTAAGTACTCTAGGAGTCTCCCTAAttctcggaaattcaattcggctcccgggtgcgtatgctccctctaccaacaaaacatatttcgaagtatggaaaaattttgacaaaaaattctacatgtacatcttcataatatatgtgtgtgcgtcaagtttcacgaaaaaataatattttttgtggcctatgtaaaaaagagaaaacttatgctgtgaaaagcattgtttttagtactgaattttatctttttacacacatcacatgataagttcattttttatgaaacaactttgtgagcgcgtagcacgtgaagatgtacgtgcaaattttttgtttcattttttttttaaaatttaaaatatgtgtaagatgcatttcaagatatagggagcatatactcccatgttccaaaacaccactccccctaATTCTAGGGTACAATCTAGTTCCACAAACGTGAGATGAAAGTTGATATTAATTAGGGTATATATCCTCAATATATGAAACCAACTTTTTCGATAACATTAGGGCACGTATAATGGGGTGATGTCGGCCTTTCCTTACCGGTGtcacgtcagatttttgcttagttagaGGTGAGAGAATGAAGGGAGAGAAGATTGTCTtttcttagctaagagatcatctcttataaAATAAGGGAAGACATTTTCTTCATTGTACGACATGTTTTCCCTGAGCAATATAATTTCCTACCAATTTTATTTGATTACCATTAATTTTTAGGGAAGGATATAAGAGATAACacattgtatgacttatatctattTTCATCTCTAGATGATGTGGTGGTATAAGGAAAAACGTGCCTTCTCTACCATTGAACGTGCGCTTACCATTTCAGAAAAGTTACTCCTTCCGACCATATTAACTATCTGTGTCTAGATAAATGCAAATCAGATACAGTAACATAGATTGGAGGAAGTAgttcatttttttaaattaaacGGGTAAATGATATTCTAACACCGACCCACTTTCATCTAACGATGTAATCAGCCCGGTCTATCCTAGGAGGGGGAACCTTCCTGCCGCTGCTGATCTCACTGCTGAGTAGTATATGCATGCATGACTGCAATAGTTTGTTCGAAATTACGTCCATGTTTCGGTCTCTATAATCTCTCTCGAGGCAAGAAGCTAGAACCTTATAGAATTCGTAACCTACTAGCTAGCGAGTACTACTATACGTAATGTTGTCTCACTAACCCTAGTGGCGGCTTGAGGTTTCACCAAATGATTTGGGTCTCGTGAATTTGGTGAAGTATCCACTACTAAATTATTCATTGAAAGATGTCCCATAAATTAGGCCTGCATTGCTGGAAAATAAGGGTGGTTCAGATTGACCAGAGTTTTCCAAGTAAACGGCACCGGCCGTGGCTAGCTAAGACTAAGAGACTCCTGTTAGCTCCTAACTATGCTAGCCGTTCTGAATATCGCCACGTGCATACAGCCATGATCGTTCTCTCAATGTCAATTTTTTCACGAGGCGGGCTCGCGCGTCAGAACTGCTCGCAGGGTACGTACACGGGACCGTGGCTGACCAGCCAATTCTACTCGAAGACCACACGCTGCCTTCCCGTTCAAACAGCCACCTGTTCCACTGCAAGATCTCGTCTCAGATAAGCCGCACGCCGGACAATTACGCCTTGACAATAATACGACAAGCCTGGCAGCTGGGTAGCCGAACCTGACGGCTGATGTGTCGAGGAGATACACAACCCTACTACACTGTGAATAAACTTCAAGAATAGTTTCAACCAATAAATACCCAGCAGAAATATGAACACAATCACACGAACAAGTTAGATATAAAATTAAGTCAAAGAACTTCTAAATGTGAGGATGAAAAAATCACGGTATGGACCAATCAGCCCATGCAAGTTTCACTACGAGTAACCTGAGTTTCACTATGACAACGCTTCACCTTGTTACCCACCGGTAACAACAATCACAGAAGGCAAGGTAGCGTATATGCACGCCGCCCATTGGCGGCACGCCGGTTTCCACGCCTCTGGTAGTTCCTATACTAGCGGCGTTCAGTTATATGCAACACTGCCATTAATATTTGGCAGTGatacgcgtgatgcacacgtccgttgggaaccccaagaggaaggtgtgatgcgcacagcagcaagttttccctcagaaagaaaccaatgttatcgaaccagtaggagccaagaagcacgtgaaggttgttggtggaggagtgtagtgcggcgcaacaccagtgaaaccggcgccaacgtggaatctgcacaacacaatcaagatactttgcaccaacgtaacagtgaggttgtcaatctcaccggcttgctgaaaacaaaggattaaacgtatcgagtggaagatgatgtttgtttgcaaagaacagtaaagaacaataattgcagtagattgtattcagatgtaaaataatggaccggggtccacagttcactagtggtgtctttccaataagataactaacatgctgggtgaacaaattacaggtgggcaattgacaaataaagattcaatacatatcaatgatgattactatgagatttaatcagggcattacgacaaagtacatagaccgctatccagcatgcatctatgcctaaataatccaccttcaggttagcatccgcaccccctccagtattaagttgtaaacaacagacaattgcattaaatatggtgcgtaatgtaatcaacacaaatatccttagacaaagcatcgatgttttatccctagtagcaacagcacatccacaaccttagaactttccgtcactgtcccagattcaatggaggcatgaacccactatcgagcataaataccccctcttggagttacaagtatcaacttggccagagcctctactagcaacggagaacatgcaagaacataaacaacacatatatgatagattgataatcaacttgacataatattctagatttatcggatcccaccaaacacaacatgtagcattacaaatagatgatcttgatcatgttaggcagctcacaagatctaaacaatgatagcacaagcggagaagacaaccatctagctactgctatggacccatagtccaaggatgaactactcacgcatcaatccggaggcgggcatgatgatgtagagccctccggtgatgattcccctctccggcagggtgccggaggcgatctcctgaatccccgagatgggattggcggcggcgacgtctctggaaggttttccgtatcgtggctctcggtacaggggttttcgcgacaaaggctttaagtatgcggaagggtaggtcaggaggcggcgcgaggggcccacaccatagggcggcgcgggcccctccctggccgcgccggcctatggtgccgggccctcgtggcccctcttcgtaaccccttcggtcttctggaagctccgcggaaaaataagaccctgggcgttgatttcgtccaattccgagaatatttcctttttaggatttctgaaaccaaaaacagcagaaaacagcaactggcacttcggcatcttgttaataggttagtgccggaaaatgtataataatgatgtaagtatgtataaaacatgcaagtattgtcataaaagtagcatggaacataagaaattatagatacgtttgggacgtatcaagcatccccaagcttagttcctactcgccctcgagtaggtaaacgataacaacaaataatttttgaagtgacatgctatcaacataaccttgatcaacattattgtaaagcatatgagatggatggagtgatctgaagcaaaagattgctaacaaaagataatgactaaacaaatgaatcatatagcaaaacttttcatgaataatactttcaagacaagtatcaacaagacttgcataagagctaactcataagcaataaattcaaagtagaatgcattgaagcaacacaaaggatgattaagtttcagcaattggtttcaacttgtaacatgtatatctcatggatatttgtcaacatagagtaatataacaagtgcaataagtaaacatgtaagaatcaatgcacacagttaacacaagtgtttccttctaacatagaaagaagtaggtagactgactcaacataaagtaaaagaatggcccttcgcagagggaatcatggattactatttttgtgctagagcttttattttgaaaacatagaaacaattttgtcaacggtagtaataattcatatgtgctatgcataatacttcctacaagttgcaagcctcatgcatagaataccaatagtgctcgcaccttgtcctaattagcttggattaacacggattatcattgcatgacatatgtttcaaccaagtgtcacaaaggggtacctctatgccgcatgtacaaaggtcctaggagatcaattacatttgatttctcgtttttaatagatctcaacttaggacatccataccgggacaacatagacaacagataatggactcctcttttaatgcataagcattcaacaacagataatattctcataagagagtgaGGTTGTATGtctaaactgaaaacttccaccatgatacatggctttggttagcggcccaatgttcttctctaacaatatgcatacgtaaaccatttgatcatgaaaatcgcccttacttcagacaagacgaacatgcatagcatctcacatgatatccaacaaaggtaaaaagttgatggcgtccccagaaacatggttaccgctcaacaagcaacttataagaactaagacacataactacatattcatcaccacaatagtttttaagctatttgtcccatgagctatatattgcaaagataaaggaatgaaattttaaaggtagcactcaagtaatttactttggaatggcagaaaaataccacatagtaggtagatatggtggacacaaatgacatgggttttggctcaaggtgtttggatgcacgagaagcatttcctctcagtacaaggttttgggctagcaaggttgtttgaagcaaacacaagtatgaacaggtacaacaaaacttacacaagaacatattgcaagcattataagactctacacttgtcttccttgttgttcaaacactttaccagaaaatatctagacttagagagaccaatcatgcaaaccaaattttaacaagctctacggtagttctccactaatagattaaactacatgatgcaagagcttaaacatgatctatgagagctcaaaacaattgccaagtttcaagttattccaaaccatatgaagcattttctgattccaaccaaatagcaatcaacgaagcaattttcagccttcgccatgaacattaaagcacaactaagaacacaaatgttccatatgaaaaagcggagcgtaatatctccaatataaggatggtgggatccaactttattcaaaccaaaacaaaaataaaagcaaacgagacgctccaagtaaagaacataagatgtgatggaataaaaatatagtttcactagaagtgacctgataagttgtcgatgaagaaggggatgccttgggcatccccaagcttagatgcttgagtcttcttaaaatatgcagggatgaaccaccggggtatccccaagtttagacctttcactcttcttgatcatattgtatcatcctcttctcttgacccttgaaaacttcctccacaccaaacttcaagcaaactcattagagggttagtgcataatcaaaaattcacacattcagaggtgacataatcattcttaacacttctggacattgcacaaggctactgaaagttaatggaacaaagaaacccattcaacatagcaaaaacggcaatgcgaaataaaaggcagaatctgtcaaaacagaacagtccgtaaagacgaattttacagaggcacttaacttgctcaaacggaaaaactcaaaactaatgaaagttgcatacatatctgaggatcacgcatgtaaattggcagatttttttacagagagttctacgcaaattcgtgacagacagcaattctgtttctgcgcagcaatccaaatctagcatcaactttaccatagagactttacttggcacaaaaacatgataaggagaggttgctacagtagtaacaacttccaagactcaacaatacagtagtaaaataaaacatgggtta includes these proteins:
- the LOC124669231 gene encoding transcription factor MYB39-like, which produces MGRSPCCCHDAGVKKGPWTEEEDRALVEHIQKRGGHVGSWRGLPKASGLNRCGKSCRLRWNNYLRPDIKRGNFSDDEERRIISLHAALGNKRSTIATHLDGRTDNEIKNYWNTHIRKKLLRAGVDPVTHQQLPPDHNGHLILDAASAAFLPETLLWATAAATLGGGLNTGAFMQAQLLQQLLQVIGSNNNGTTNLIANLAQANALLNASSNIVPSILLQDQMNKLSGANYLQPSYLGNISSFEEQNMVQQQLINTTVCPGTSSSGADDPAAALVSRDVSPAVDQAPVGEFAGLLEPMMEMPDLCSFESSDSFWKDILEESYRL